The Neochlamydia sp. S13 genome has a segment encoding these proteins:
- a CDS encoding DUF1670 domain-containing protein has product MKKNIDANHATFCPQAFKCFEGALEAFFSHECPQLGGTRTRQVLVKSIADMVRQFYPQTSHMQPGQVTWPTVHRNEFSSYGKSIQNTRLTTVILDLVSSQDAIERAKGKKLRVIKKEAVARMCKQAFDQEGCLTHAELAILLKISPHSVGKYIKEWELENREVLPRRGSIHDIGPTLTHKTMIIEKLFIEQKTVQQVSRETKHSLPAIQRYISTFKQILLCKQKGMSTEEAAFSVGRTSRLVNEYEKIIEQYKEKNYVIAALLKSEIGIETRTQITINEGVDKKY; this is encoded by the coding sequence ATGAAGAAGAATATCGATGCAAACCATGCTACATTTTGCCCTCAAGCATTTAAATGCTTTGAAGGTGCTTTGGAAGCGTTTTTTTCTCATGAGTGCCCGCAGCTAGGAGGAACAAGGACAAGGCAAGTACTGGTTAAATCAATAGCGGATATGGTGCGTCAATTTTATCCGCAGACCTCTCATATGCAGCCGGGGCAAGTTACATGGCCGACAGTCCACCGCAACGAGTTTTCATCTTATGGAAAATCTATTCAAAATACACGTTTAACAACGGTAATTTTAGATTTGGTAAGCTCGCAAGATGCTATAGAAAGAGCCAAGGGGAAAAAATTAAGGGTTATAAAAAAAGAAGCTGTGGCGCGGATGTGCAAGCAAGCTTTTGATCAAGAAGGTTGCTTAACCCATGCGGAATTAGCTATTTTGTTGAAGATATCACCCCACAGCGTAGGCAAATATATCAAGGAGTGGGAATTAGAAAACCGCGAGGTTCTTCCGAGAAGAGGATCTATCCATGATATAGGCCCTACTTTAACTCACAAAACAATGATCATTGAAAAGCTCTTTATCGAGCAAAAAACTGTTCAGCAAGTGAGCAGAGAAACAAAACACTCTTTACCGGCGATACAAAGGTATATATCCACTTTCAAGCAAATATTGCTATGCAAACAAAAAGGTATGTCTACAGAAGAAGCAGCTTTTTCGGTGGGTAGGACATCGCGCTTAGTTAATGAATATGAAAAGATTATCGAACAATATAAGGAGAAAAATTATGTTATAGCCGCATTATTGAAAAGTGAAATTGGAATTGAAACAAGAACCCAGATAACAATAAATGAAGGTGTTGATAAAAAATATTAA
- a CDS encoding DUF1670 domain-containing protein, producing the protein MKNVTINSREDQERRLQIKNIHQQMKNLAVQGTGISPWEAQILVGLIEEVYFSELNQSHLKPGQIKYHCVAAEEGAGKSLKECKMLPVVLTLFDQRDKGNFSQDNNKDRSVELRRRRLVRIAEEAKEQGGYLTQEDLAELLMCDIRTIRRDIKELRTIGILLPTRGQQKDIGPGVSHRAIAIRLWLEGKEPVAIAQHIKHSIEAVENYLQKFKRVAFLKSKHFNEFEIALTVGISIYATKTFSLLYEEFKDKAFFKQRLEEVYIVGAQYYHAQDEKKRMMSSNDSIRNERRLP; encoded by the coding sequence ATGAAAAATGTTACTATAAATTCTAGAGAAGATCAAGAAAGACGACTTCAAATCAAAAACATCCATCAGCAGATGAAAAATTTGGCTGTTCAAGGAACGGGAATTAGTCCTTGGGAAGCTCAAATTTTAGTAGGTCTGATTGAGGAAGTGTACTTTTCCGAACTTAACCAAAGCCATTTAAAACCAGGGCAAATTAAATATCATTGTGTAGCAGCTGAAGAAGGAGCTGGCAAATCTTTAAAAGAGTGCAAGATGTTACCTGTGGTTTTGACGTTGTTTGACCAACGAGACAAAGGAAATTTTTCCCAAGATAATAATAAAGATAGAAGTGTTGAGCTAAGAAGGAGAAGACTTGTGCGTATAGCTGAAGAAGCTAAAGAGCAAGGAGGATACTTAACTCAAGAGGACCTAGCAGAATTGTTAATGTGCGATATAAGAACCATTCGAAGAGATATTAAAGAGCTTAGAACAATAGGCATCTTATTACCCACCCGAGGTCAACAAAAAGATATAGGCCCTGGTGTCAGCCATAGAGCTATTGCCATACGGCTTTGGCTGGAGGGCAAAGAGCCTGTGGCTATTGCCCAGCATATTAAGCATAGCATAGAAGCTGTGGAAAACTATCTACAGAAGTTTAAAAGAGTAGCCTTTCTTAAAAGCAAACATTTCAATGAGTTTGAAATAGCCTTAACGGTAGGAATTTCCATCTATGCTACTAAAACCTTTTCTCTGCTATATGAAGAGTTTAAAGATAAAGCCTTTTTTAAACAAAGATTGGAGGAAGTTTATATAGTTGGTGCCCAATATTATCATGCGCAAGACGAAAAAAAAAGAATGATGTCGTCGAACGACTCTATCAGGAACGAGCGGAGGCTGCCATGA